The Glycine max cultivar Williams 82 chromosome 17, Glycine_max_v4.0, whole genome shotgun sequence genome contains the following window.
tttgtccaaTGTGCTAGGATTAGGAATTTGTATTTCTAAAGCAAATGCATATGTTCATTGATTTCTCATTCATGTTTTAAATAGAGCTGaacatattttcttttccattatttatGTATGTTCATTCTATGGCACTTTCAAGATTTATGTCTTTAGTAGTAACAATTACTTATCAATCTGAGGCTTTCTATTGCTTTTTGGGTTTGTCAGGCCGATAAGCTTATGTCCCCAGAGTTTCAACCTTCTATAGAGCAGCTGATTCATTTTCTTCCTACAACTCGTCAAATCTTGATGTTTTTAGCAACATTTCCTGTTACTGTAAAGGATTTCAAGGATAGGTATCTTCGAAAACCTTATGTATTCGTGGAAGAGAGACAGAAAGTCCACTGTCTAAATACTCTTTTTTCTAAGgtttgctttttctttgttttctagaTTTTCTTATATGTTGCCTTTGAAATATGATGATGCTGATGATGGGTTCTGTTTCAGCTGCAAATAACCCAGTCTATCATCTTCTGCAATTCAGTAAATCGGGTTGAACTCCTTGCCAAGAAAATCACAGAACTTGGGTATTCATGTATCTACATTCATGCAAAGATGTTGCAAGACCATCGTAACAGAGTGTTTCATGACTTCCGCAATGGCGCATGTCGAAATCTTGTTTGTACTGGTACACTGCTGACACTTTAGCATCATATGAATTGGCACAATGAAGTTTTTTTCCCCTAGTTCTTGTGTTTTACATTGACTTGTTGGCAAAATTTATAGTGGAAATATGAAGAGCTTGACTTGTTGCCTTTGCTTGttgtataaaagtaaaatagaaatatattctTATATCCTCATTGGTAGTATTTAAGTATGGCTACTGGTTATTCTTTTCATGGaacataaattttttgaagCCCGTTGAAGGCATGGGATTTGAGGATCTCTCTAAATATGGGTCATAACACATATTGGAAGATTATTTTAGTGATTATGTGGGGAATTTAGAATTATCCAAAAACCATATTTAAATGTCAAACCAGACActgcattcaaagacggttaatacataataaccgtctttgaatgtcgaACCAGACActgcattcaaagacggttattacataataaccgtctttgaatgtggaACCAGATGTAATAATCAAATACgattattatgtaataaccgtctttgaatgtcgaCCAGATgtaacattcaaagacggttattttgTAATAACCGTCTGTGAATGTCGACCCAGATgcaacattcaaagacggttattatgtaataaccgtctttgaatgttaaACCAGATGTAACAATCAAAGACgattattatgtaataaccgaCTTTGAAGTTCGAACCAGACACTGTATTCAAAGATAGTTATTagataataaccgtctttgaattgttctaactttcaaagacggttattataataaccATCATAAAAAGCATTTGGGTTTCAATGACGTTATATACAACGACGGTTTATAACCGTCGTTAAAAGCACTTAATAACCGTCataaaaagccatttttctagtagtggtaAGAGAGACTCTTACATGGTTAAGAGAGTACAAGGAGAACACATACAAAGATATGAATCATCAGAAAAGAAAACCCAACATTAGCCATAACAAAGGAAAATTTAAAGCCTATTCCCCCTATACATAAAACCACAACATAGCTACGATAACAAACCCAACAACGGTTCACTTGaattagagaaaataagagacaGACCATACTGGGCATTAGCCAGACAAATTTGAGATACATAAACCTGGAAAGTTATTAATCCACTAAGGTAAGGACTAAGTAGTAATTGaaccactactacaaaaagcggATTCAACATCGAttgttaaaaaaaccgatgttaacatatgcgcggtggcataattgtaaataccgtgtatacgttaacatcggttttgtgaaaaaccgatgttaacgaagttcattaacatcggttattggagaaccgatgttaacatttattagttaacattggttttttaataaccgatgttaacatatgtttattaacatcgggttcttagaaaaccgatgttaatgtttgatatgttaacatcattttgttaacatctgtttttttttaaaaccgatgttgaacttatattttaaaaaatatagtgaGCCCTAAGAAGCTGGCGCTCTGTCTTCTTCTCTATCTAAGCTTTTgcgctctcttcttcttctaatctCCGTCTACCTTCAAGGTCCCTGTCTGCATCTGAGCATCGTGTTCGTCGCACTCGAGCATTATCTTCGTCGCACTTGAGCATCGTCACAAGTCTctgcttcttctccttcgccACCATACCTAGGTATGTTTCGTCTCCTTCGCGctgtcttctccttctctctgtcttcttctccatctaagctTTCTTGCTCTCTTTGTTCTCCATCTACCTTGAAGCTGTATGTTCTCCATCTGACCATCGTTTTGTCTAAGGTCGAGCATCGTGTTCGTCGCCCTCGAGCATCGTTAGAAGTCtgtgcttcttctccttcgccACCTCACGTAGGTATGTTTGGTCTAATCctgtataaatatttgatttcattCATGTATCGCACACTTAGTGAACTAAACATGGCTAGGGTATCTCATATTTAACTCGAGCATCGTGACAACTTTGTGCTTCTTCTCCTTATTGTGTTCTTGTAACAGTTTAAGAGTTAACGCCTATTATTGGAGTTTAACAGTTTCTCTTACCTTTATTGTGTTCTTGTAATAGTTTAACAGTTTAAGAGTTAACGCCTCCTAGTTCCTAAAACCTTCCTTAAGATTAGAGgaccattggttaaaatgaagAGTAAAATCCTTGTCCATTGCTTTGATCCACGACCATAGTAGGAATATGGCATCTTCTAACAGTTTGGTTCCATGAAAAGTTGTATCTTGGAACACCACCTTATTTCTATGGTGCCATATTGTCCAAGTTAAAGCAATCCACCAGCATTTCCAGGTTTTGGACCTGACTCCATCTGCTACCTCCATTCCATGTTGCAGAAAATGGTCCCTATGATTTTGTGGCATTACAGTGATAAGATTAACCCAGGACATTGATTCCTACCATAAAGGGAGGGTTTTGCTACAATTGAAGAACAAGTGTTCAGCCCCCTCCTCCTTATTTCTGCATAAAGGACATAACATATCATCTATCGGTATTTGTCTCCTTCTAAGGTTTTGCTTTGTTGGTAATCTATCCCGAAGTAGCCTCCAAGTGAACACTGTTGTTTTTGTGGGTATTTTGAGTTTCCATATTGCCCCATAATCTTGTTCTTGTCTTGCCTCCATCAGCTCTCCCCATATCAAATCATATCCACTTTTTGTTGAGTAGTGTCCTGCAGGTTCAAGTTTCCGAATCCAAGTGTCCTCCCTTAGGGGATGAAGTTGCTGCTGTGATATGTCCCCAAGAAAACTATCTGCCATTGCTATTTCAGAATCGAAAAGGTGTCTTCTCCAATTAAGCTGCCATTCCCGCCCAGTGTTTGTGTGTGTCCCCAGCTGCTGTATGAGTTGCTTCTGATGACAGGAGATCTGATACAGCCTCTGGAATTTTTCCTTTAAAGATAATTCAGTGTTTATCCAGGGGTCCTCCCAGAATCTGAATTTATCACCCCTTCCCACTTTCCATTCtgtttgtcttttgagaggGACATTCTGCTGTTGTTGCTGGACTGTGATGAGATCCCTCCACCAAGTAGAGTCATTGCAACCTCTGCTCCCTTCCTCCAATGCCCTCCAGGCACCATACTTAGAAATCAGTACTTTGGCCCAAGGTTCCTTTTGTCTGTGGAAAATATCCCATCTCCATTTGCCCAATAGTGTTGTATTAAAGGTTCTGAGGTCTTTAATGCCAAGCCCACCTTTGTCTTTTGGCAGGCAAACTGTTTTCCAGCCAACCCATGCAATCATTATTTGGTTTGAGTGCCgtttcatttgttttcttatGCTCTTCTTTCCCAATTTAGTTAGGATTCTTTTATCAGCCCGTTCTTTTAATCCAACACAGTGTCAGTATTTTGGTCAAAAAGTTAAGATAGTTCCAATGATTGCtttttatgcatatttttgtttgtaaaGTGATCCTAAGAATTTTTGTATGCAGCTTGTGTAGAAAATTGAAACCAGTAATTTGAAAATAGGATGCTTAAactggtttaggctataagaaGCAAGTTTTAACCACTATGCTACACAAGCCAGTAGCATAGTTATGAAACCAGTAATTTGAGAACAAGATGCTAAACTGGTTTAGGCTACAACAAGCAAGTTTTAACCACTATGCAACATTTGCTTTTAACCAATGTAGTGTATATGGTCCTTAAGCACACGGGTTAGTAGATCAATGTTTAGGTCAATGTATATGAAATaacatattttctcttttttgcttGATCATTATTAATTATGATGGCAATATCAATAGATACAAAGCCACAACTGATATAGAAGTGGCCCCTGCAGCAAAATATAGAAGTTTAGTTGCTGCCACAGCTGATATTCTCTGGATTCAAACTCTTCTCTTGGAACTTTCAGTCCCTCATTCTAGACCTAGTAGGTTAATTATTCACCATGAAGTAAAAAGAGAGTATCATTTGTATATGCAGATAGATATATAACATAACAAGGCagctagagagagagaaaaaatagagaaagagaatgaTAGCAAGGGAGAAGTTCATTTATGTTCCAAATTTCAGTGACATGattgattcattgattaaatTCCAACCAGCATGGCTAAAAGCTTTTAAGTTCTGcccttaattgtttttttattcttctgtattttatactttttttttctatagttcATTTCATCATCATTGTAACTATAGCTGCCCATTATAAAATAGCTTAGACAAACTAGGTCTGCTGCTTCTGAACCTTTTATTTATCCTTgaagtagtttattttttttatttgtgttcaaCTAGTGAAGAGTGAAGACTGAAGTTGTTCTGTCAGACTCCttgattttcctttcattttgacGGAAGCCTAAGCAATACACTGCCACTGAATTGCCAGTAAGAAAAATTGGTcatgaaacacacacacacacacacacacacacgtatgATAgaaacacacagacacacactgatgacacacacacacacacacacacacacacactcatcatacaaacacacacacacaagtttgataacaaatttgttcaattataCATGCAGAAATTTGTTCAGTTCTGACTTGTTAGCTGTGACAAGGTAGTTGGCCTCTTCATAAGGTACTTATCTAAGTTTAACTTAAATTCTACTGCAGTGGTGATGACCTACTaatattagtgaaaacaaatttgcctattgtaccttagttaatttgttcacagttgtaaaaaatgaattgattttaacttgagttattcgtattttaagttttcaaatatgcttgcatgattgttttttttttttttttgcattgcaAAAATCTGATAGTATTAATAAAACTTCAGTACTAGATGTACtgaaaatgatatataattacAAAGGCATATTCTGCCTACCCCAACTGCAAAAAATATCTCATAAGATGAGAACCCATACAACAAAGATCCCTAAGACATTTCTTCCTTAAGTCTAGTAGACCACTGGTTAAAATGAAGATGGAAGTCTGTCTCCATTCCATTTAACCAAGACCAAGTGTGGAATAGATACTACCTTATGCACCACTTTTTTAGGAATTTTGAAGAATGACAGTAGGTAGATAGGAAGGGCTATTAGGAATATCCTGCCTCCCATAGAGAGACATCTCTGCTTCCATTTGGCTAGCTTAGATTCAAACTTGCTTATGAGAGGCTGCCAAACATCCCAGCTTTTAGAGGTGGACCCTACTGGAATTCCAaggtaagaaaaaggaaattccaGTTGGCCACAATTAAGGTAGCTAGTTGCTTCCCTGCACTAGTCCAAAGATTTACCCAAGCACCCAAATTGGCTTTTAGCATAGTTAATCTTGAGTCCTGAAACCAACTCCAAAATTCTGAGGATAGATTTCATGACTCTAACATTAGCTGTAGTTGCAGTTCCAAAAAATAGTGTATCATCTGCATACTGCAAGATGTTAATCTCCTCCTTTTGCCTCCCCACTTTATAGCTGCTGAAAAGGTTTTTGGAGACAGCTGTCCTCATCAAACCAGTGAGTCCCTCAGCTgctatattaaataggaaaggTGCAAGGGGATCTCCTTACCTCAGTCCCCTCTCAGCCACAAATTCTCTAGTAGGGCTGCCATTCATCAAAAATTGATATAGTTGCACTATAAAGGCATCCATGGATCCATTTTCTCCATCTTTCACAAAATCCCATCCTCATCATCATATAGTTTAGGAATCCCCAAGAAACTGAGTCATAAGCTTTATAAAGTCAACTTTGAAAACCATGCAGGggttatttttgaatttagCTTCAACTAAGACCTCATTAGCTATCATTACACCATGGAGGATATGTCTGCCTTTGAGAAAAGTAGTTTGCCTTTCATCAATTAAGTGAGGCAGCACAAGAGCCAGCCTATTAGCCAGGACTTTGGACATTATTTTGTAGACACACCCTATGAGAGAGATGGGTCTATAGTCATTAAGAGATTGGGGGCTATTGGTTTTGGGGATGAGGGCTATGAAGGATGCATTACTTCCTTTGGGGAATCTGCCATTAATGAAGAATTCATCAAAGAATCTGATAAAATCAGGTTTTAGAGTTTCCCAAAACTGTttgatgaaattgaaattcaaaccaTCTGGGCCAGGACTTTTATCTCCCCCGCAAGCCCAAACTGCAGACTTGATTTCCAGCTCAGTGAATCTATCAACAAGGCTTTCCTTTTACCTTTGATCAAGGGAAGAGAACTGGATCCCTTCCAAGGTTGGTCTGCAAGGATTCTGCTCTGAGAATCTTTCTTTAAAGTGTTGAAGAACTGCAATCTTGACACTGTTAGGATCATGGATCCATCCTCCATCAATACACAGACCTTGAAGAGCATTAACCCTCCTTCTATGATTGATGATTCTGTGGAAATAGGATGAATTTCTGTCCCCTTCTCTTAACCACTTCACTTTGGATTTTTGCCTCAACATAGATTCATAGGCAAGGGCTGCACTCCATAGCTGCTCCTGCAGTGATTTCTTGAGGTCTGCCTGAGTTTGGGATATTGTTGAGGCATTAATACCTGCCTCCATGTCATTTATCTGCTTTTTTAGATCATTGATTTTTCTTGCAGTAACAGACCCGTTCTGTGAGCTCCACTGTCTTATGCAGTGTTTGAGGAACTTTAGTTTCTATTTGAGAACATAACCACCCCAGCCATTAGGATGATAATTACCCCAGCTATGAGCCACCATATTCTGAAAGCCTTTGTCCTTCAACCACCAATCCATTACCTTGAGAGGTTTGGGCCCCCAATCAATGATTGAAGACCTCAAGAGGATGGGACAATGGTCTAAAAAACTTCCCACTTGCTGGATAAGGTTGTGTTGCTGTCTAGATATCTGATACAGCCTTGGAAATTTCTGCATTAATGCAACTCCTTCACCATTCAAGCAATCAGGAGTGatcataaaatagaaaaactaacatgaatttaatttaaattactgctTTGTTATCATTCTTGATGGATGTTCTAGCATTCATGAGTATTGACTTTGGTTTAATGGCTTCCATTTCttttaaaggattaaatccTGCTCTGATATTGGATGAccattggttgaaatgaatacCAAAATCCTTCTCCAAATGTGTCAGCCATGTCCATGaccattggtttttttttttttttttcaggttatCATAGACTACTTTTAATTGACATTGTTGTTGAAGGTCGTTCGGGTTATAGCAACTCCAGGTACGTACATAGGAACTAGCATGTATATACTgttgtttcatttaaaatattatatagtggtgtttgctttaaaatgttatatactggtgtttgatttaaaatgttGCATACTGGTTTCAATGAATGAGGAATTGAGTCCCTTAGGAAATGAATTGATGTAAAAAACAGAAAACCTTCTACAGTGCTTATTTTTCCACccacatttttttatcagccaagataaattatatttatatatattgtgagtaccagaggtacaaaACAGTACATGAATTAGATTGACTTGCCAGAAACATGGTTCCAAGCTCAGACTGAGATCAGTCTCGCAAGGAACCAAAACTATGTATTACAAAGACCTACAACACCCACTGTCTATAGTTTCTACCCCCCTGAAAAGACAAATCCTGATGCTATGTTAGACGACCAATAGCTATAGGTGAAGGCAAAGTCCTTCTCAAAGTTCTTCAGTCATGTCCATAGTGTAAAAATAGCATCCTCCATTAACTTGTTACCATCAAAAGTTTCATTACAGAACGCGTGCTGGGAAAAGTGCTGCCACGGTTTCTGCGGAAAAGCTCCATGAATGTTGACCCATATCATAGATTCCCACCATAATGGAAGTATTCTATCACATGTCAAAAATACATGTGCTTCATTCTCCTCAGAATTCCCACAGAATGGGCATAATGTGTCATTAATTTCCACCCTTCTCCTCCTCAAATTTATCTGTGTTTGTAGTCTCTCCTTTAATTACCGAATATTATCCAGTAGGGTCTATTTTCCAGATCCACTCATCTTTTTTTGTGAATCTGAATACTGCTGCCAGCAACATCATTACGGAAACAATCTGTCATCTCAAGCTCTCTGTCAAACAAGTGTCTTCTCCATTTAAAGTTCCACTCCCACCCTTTTTCCACCCACATACTGCAGATGCTGCAGAATTTCTGCCTTAAATAAGCTGCAGtgcttatttttgtaaaagctgCAGTGCTTGTACAtaacttcaattaatttgaatttgcttTGCAAATGCTGCAGAATTTCTGGCTTAACCAAATTAGGATTTTCCACCCAGAAACCATCAATTTACAGCATGAAGACACCACTCCTCAGATTGACCAAAAGCTTGTAAAGCATTGATTTGATACTGCTTCCCTCATCATGTGGCTCATGATGTTTACAATTTAATGATCCTTTGCTACCCTACAATGAGACACACACagatacacaaacacacacacatagagacaaacacacgcagacacaaacacatacacacacataaagacacacacacacacacacacataaagacacagacaaacacacaaacacactgagccacaaacaaacacaaagacacacacactgagtcacaaacacacacatacacaaacacactcacacatatagacagacacacacacacataaagagacaaacacacacacacacacacacacacacacacacagataaagagacaagcacaaacacacacacccacacacagagtcacacacacataaagagacagacaaacacactaagccacaaacacacacactaaGTCACAGACACAGACATACACAAACACATTCACACAcatagacagacacacacacacacataaagagacaaacacacacacacacacacacagataaagagacaaacacaaacacacacacacacagagtcacacacacataaagagacataCAAACACATAAACACACTgagccacagacacacacacaaagacacacacactgagtcacagacacacacatacacaaacacactcacacacatagacaaacagacacacacacacacacacacacaactgttgatgtccttgtatgttcttgtacgtcATGAATGTTCTTATATGTCATGAATGTTGTTATACGTGCTgagtgtaatttgctatataaataactgttgttcatgctgagtgaaccgtAGATTctcgtttgagactgaatgcaatgattcttgcggatagtttgcattagtcattgtatttagtcttgaattcttcgtttggacagtttggggagacttgtatttttatgttagactcATTCGgtcaggttattattattttgattaatttgatgaaatttcggttgaatgcatttcaagttgttctctgagtgcatacttgattatcgtgaaattcgtttcaccgatgtcatgtcgtgtacttggagaccaatgcgaaatgctgccgaaatttactcaaattgttcaaaataatgctaaccatGACGTTTGgggctaacataaaagacagtcttcctaaatgggatagggccacacctataaataaaaaagtgagatttgcatgcatagatttgcttagatggatcgaagttggatcaatcaaagtcacatgagcccagaatatgaggatggcgtcgagcagtttttgcaatttgctttagaaagaggttgatcgaatgaagaaagaaaatattattgtccttgcatcaactgtttgaatggaagacgacaactactTGACGACATACGAGatcatctattgtgtgatgggatgaagaagaattacacgacgtggatatggcatggtgaagtgactgacatgcatactgggtcccaatctgaaccgtttgatgtagaaatggaaTATCacttggaggacatgattcgtgaccttggaaaAGAGTGTTTTCAAgaagcacacgcccctgtgtatgaaggattgcagagtgattcaaagaagcctttgtatacggggtgcaagaattccttaaccctgttgcctgcggtgttaagtctggttaatgtgaaggccaggtatgggtggagtgacaaaagtttcacctcactgcttgaggtagtgcacaatctgcttccagaggacaacacgctgcctaaaagttactataaggcgaagaagatactgtgtcccatgggtatggagtatcagaagattcatgcttgccccaatgattgcatactctacaggcatgaattccaagaaatgtccaaatgccctgtgtgtgggacttcacggtacaaagtgaaggatgacgaGGAAAGCAATTATGATGAAAAGTCACAAAGGGGCCCGCCAgcaaaggttttgtggtatcttccaatcattccaaggtttaagcgtctttttgctaacgaggacgacgcaaaagaccttacatggcatgcaaatggaaggatttctgatggaatggtccgtcatccggctgattgctcccagtggaagaagattgatggtttgtatccggatttcgggaatgagccaagaaatcttagacttggactagccagtgatggaatgaatccatatggcaccttaagcactcaacacagttcatggccagttctgctagtaatttacaatttacctccttggttgtgcatgaagcgaaaatacatgatgtcgtctatgatgatatcgggcccaagacagctaggaaatgacattgatgtttatctaagtccgttggttgaagatctgagaaagttgtgggacgagggggttgtagtgtttgatgcgtttcgcaaggagaccttGAAAtgtgtgcaatgcttttttgtaccattaatgactttccagcatatgggaatctcaacggttacagtgttaagggtcatcatgcatgccccatctgtgaagaaaatacaagttacatacaacttaaacatgggagaaaaacagtctacagtaggcatcgccgctttctaacacgccgataccgttgactggtgagcaggtatatcagcgggttcaacacctgaacactgtatttgggaagacccaaaagaaggataaaagtcagagttgcatatggaagaagaggtccattttctttgatcttccgtactggtgtgatcttgacgttagacattgtattgatgttatgcatgtggagaaaaatgtttgtgacagtgtgattgggacgctccttaacattcaaggcaagacgaaggatggcttgaatacccgtcaagatctagctgatatgggtataagatcacagttgcatccaaggtctgatgggaagaaaatttacttccccccagcctgccatactttgtccaagaaggagaagataagtttttgtcagtgtcttcgtcgggtgaaggttccataaggatactcttcaaatattaagagccttgtgcagttgaaggagcttaagcttgtagggttaaagtctcacgattgtcacgtgctcatgcaacaattgttagccgtggctatacaagacatcttgccaaacaaagtcaggttcacGATAACTCGCcagtgctttttcttccatgctatgtgtagcaaagtcattgatccagtaatgtttgatgagttggaaaatgaggccgcaattatactgtgccagttggagatgtattttccccctgctctctttgacatcatgattcacttgattgtgcatctagtcagagaaatcaaatgttgtggtcctgtttatgtacgatggatgtacccggttgagcgatacatgaagatcttaaaagggtatacaaagaatctatatcatccagaagcatctattgttgagaggtacattgcagaataagccattgaattttgttcagaatacttagagaaggctaaacctgttgggcttcctgagtctcggcatgatgacagagtgggtggtaagggttcaagaggactgcaggtgattactccaagtgtagaagatttgttacaagctcacttgtatgtcttgaacaacaataatgaagttttgccatacatagttaagcatgaagctttagtcaaacaaaataattcgTAAATGTCAAAGagttgggtgttgaaaaagcataacaagactttctgtgattggtttaaagatacaatctttgcagatgagaatgcttcagaaacattaagaaagctagcagatgggcctaaaagaaatgttataacctggcaaggatacaacataaacaggtattcattttacacaaaagcacaagatgacaaaagtacaatgcagaataGCGGGGTCACcttaagggctgaatctcaacactttgcaagtgtcaatgacgccaatccctgtgtagcttccatcccttactttgggttcattgatgaaatttgggagcttaattatgtgaaatttacaatatgtgttttcaaatgt
Protein-coding sequences here:
- the LOC112999940 gene encoding uncharacterized protein — encoded protein: MEAIKPKSILMNARTSIKNDNKAKFPRLYQISRQQHNLIQQVGSFLDHCPILLRSSIIDWGPKPLKKLKFLKHCIRQWSSQNGSVTARKINDLKKQINDMEAGINASTISQTQADLKKSLQEQLWSAALAYESMLRQKSKVKWLREGDRNSSYFHRIINHRRRVNALQGLCIDGGWIHDPNSVKIAVLQHFKERFSEQNPCRPTLEGIQFSSLDQRFPKGSNASFIALIPKTNSPQSLNDYRPISLIGCVYKIMSKVLANRLALVLPHLIDESPTREFVAERGLSSYKVGRQKEEINILQYADDTLFFGTATTANVRVMKSILRILELVSGLKINYAKSQFGCLGKSLD